One Sporocytophaga myxococcoides DNA segment encodes these proteins:
- the hisN gene encoding histidinol-phosphatase, which translates to MDFPTFRDFVIRFTGQSRMIARKYFRTRLDVLSKEDMSPVTIADREIEDLFRNEVLRKFPGHGVFGEEFGEIKGSSSYYWVIDPIDGTKSFIHGVPLFCTLIALMKDDEPVFGAIHNPILDDLVLGDGTSAYHNGTKISLRSCDSLSQATLLTTDPLGAEKYREPNGFDNLAKACKLYRTWGDAYGYYLVATGFADIMIDPKMSKWDIMALIPVIKGAGGTITDYYGEDPVKGDSIVVSNPSIHKEIINYLKP; encoded by the coding sequence ATGGACTTTCCTACTTTCAGGGACTTTGTAATAAGATTTACCGGGCAAAGCAGAATGATTGCAAGGAAATATTTTCGCACCCGCCTCGATGTTCTCAGCAAAGAGGATATGTCTCCTGTTACAATTGCCGACAGAGAAATTGAAGATCTTTTCAGAAATGAAGTTTTAAGAAAGTTTCCTGGACATGGGGTATTCGGAGAAGAATTTGGTGAAATAAAAGGTTCCTCTTCCTATTATTGGGTTATAGACCCCATTGATGGCACCAAAAGCTTTATTCACGGAGTACCTTTATTCTGTACCTTGATTGCATTAATGAAAGATGATGAGCCCGTTTTTGGAGCTATTCATAATCCAATTCTGGATGATCTTGTATTAGGAGATGGAACATCCGCATATCACAATGGAACAAAAATAAGCCTGAGATCATGCGATTCTTTAAGCCAAGCCACATTACTTACCACTGATCCCCTTGGAGCTGAAAAATACAGAGAGCCCAACGGGTTTGATAACTTAGCCAAAGCATGTAAGCTTTACAGAACATGGGGAGATGCTTATGGTTATTATCTTGTCGCAACAGGATTTGCAGATATTATGATAGATCCGAAGATGTCTAAATGGGATATCATGGCTTTGATTCCAGTAATCAAAGGAGCGGGAGGAACTATCACAGATTACTATGGAGAGGATCCGGTAAAAGGAGACAGCATTGTGGTCTCCAATCCTTCAATTCACAAAGAGATAATAAATTATTTAAAACCTTAA
- a CDS encoding YfiR family protein: MINDQSSLYVMPSNEKRTLKVLMIQLALVMFCCTGFLIGVHNDELMNDVCKVCDIIQEGEYSLKAAFIYRFTEYVDWGGLKNSEEFKIAILGDTPLTANLIDIAENVAVGNREISVEEFDNLNEIDDCQILFVSRDSTTPLQAILNKFERRETLIVTEKDGYGEKGACINFFLSESKIRFEVNLVAVEKAGLGVSSQLLQHAVVIGK, translated from the coding sequence ATGATAAATGATCAGTCATCGCTTTATGTAATGCCATCGAATGAAAAACGAACTCTGAAGGTTTTGATGATTCAATTGGCGCTGGTGATGTTCTGTTGTACAGGATTTTTGATAGGTGTTCACAATGATGAATTGATGAATGATGTCTGTAAAGTTTGTGATATAATTCAAGAGGGAGAATACTCTTTAAAAGCAGCTTTTATATATCGTTTTACAGAGTATGTTGATTGGGGAGGGCTGAAGAACAGTGAGGAGTTTAAAATCGCAATTCTAGGAGATACTCCCCTAACAGCAAATCTTATTGATATTGCTGAAAATGTAGCAGTCGGGAACAGGGAGATTAGTGTGGAAGAATTCGATAACCTTAATGAAATTGATGATTGCCAGATATTGTTTGTCTCAAGAGATAGTACAACTCCTTTACAGGCAATATTAAACAAATTCGAAAGAAGAGAAACGCTTATTGTAACAGAAAAAGATGGTTATGGTGAAAAAGGGGCTTGTATAAATTTTTTTCTTTCGGAAAGTAAAATAAGATTTGAAGTAAATCTTGTGGCTGTTGAAAAAGCCGGCCTAGGAGTGAGTTCACAATTATTGCAACATGCTGTTGTGATAGGAAAGTAA
- a CDS encoding TonB-dependent receptor plug domain-containing protein, whose protein sequence is MLVKDLFCLTNFFLLLLFIQTSDLFAQKLSFKDTLQSSSEKKQKLKENDPVFNSDTGRTNKNLWSLSIDELMDTKVASGSFLELDMRNSAFSLSIISREEIELSGARHLSELLEIYVPGFQYMYNKWYGIIWGMRGVAADRNSKFIFLINGRKMNTEARDGANMELDLGMLGDLDRLEVIRGPSGLIYGSGAISGIINMVTRKYKRDEFIASTTQGAWSGESYFHQYEGWLGKSLLGKKDASIVLSGGYRVSDGIGQERARLYGRPSYPYPEFLDNPPPDGVPASGSPWSTPGNVRFSVDFNYKRFRLYSRYTHQVTNASGFFIIDPWPDFIGKDPFAPDRIIDGKFENINGWYGNIEPGNVNRRQYVVNNITNQLTYTIPTKHDNTVTLFGGLDFNTTRIQVEELRGYSQSPLIHIPILETFGERRYSLGGLYLMKNVPRLQWAIGYEFRLFDIGKDMSGRNSRNEIKSHPVVSNVVYINNAVFSEAKYNLTEKFDLLAGLRYDIHTRTAFIGGVVTPKAALILKPDKLNSIKFIYQTSANNGSADNYEFNRNSFNDLGQPYTTYHYESPLQRPTPGTPIIPPVTVEELHKLKPERSSSLEITSMHTIGDDKINIRPSVSYNTIKDLLLWNQKLFRIVNSGYYHFVNLEVDLTYKTNNVSIGANHVYSRVVRTNVMKQYEYFYLVVFDGFDSISTDGKMYQYLPKPLESQAHPGTDSVRQNAINAVRDQITVDGKNFLNLNTNITKLYLNYKPATWISIHTDFRLFWGLTGRKDVHQYDTTKINNPNLNDYAKDYVINNKFPFLGIEDHLMVKWDAGINIRPGKNLLIAFYGYDLLAWVNRLQTLRWQQSADIREQTDLYSVDYSFFSFRVDYKFGLKN, encoded by the coding sequence ATGCTAGTAAAGGATCTGTTTTGTCTTACAAATTTTTTCTTACTACTACTTTTTATTCAGACTTCAGATCTCTTTGCTCAAAAGCTTTCATTTAAAGACACTTTACAGTCTTCTTCAGAAAAGAAACAAAAATTAAAAGAAAACGATCCAGTATTTAATTCAGATACTGGCAGAACAAATAAAAACTTATGGAGTCTTTCCATTGATGAGTTGATGGATACTAAGGTAGCATCAGGTTCTTTTCTTGAACTTGACATGAGAAATTCCGCTTTCAGTCTTTCCATAATATCCAGAGAAGAAATCGAACTTTCAGGAGCCCGGCATCTAAGTGAATTACTTGAAATATATGTTCCCGGATTTCAGTATATGTATAATAAGTGGTATGGGATAATTTGGGGAATGAGAGGTGTGGCAGCAGACAGAAACTCAAAATTTATTTTCCTGATAAACGGGCGAAAGATGAATACAGAGGCACGAGATGGGGCCAACATGGAACTGGATCTTGGAATGCTTGGAGACCTTGATCGGCTGGAGGTGATCCGAGGGCCATCCGGTCTTATTTATGGTTCAGGAGCAATATCGGGAATCATCAATATGGTAACAAGGAAATATAAGCGAGATGAATTTATTGCTTCCACTACTCAGGGAGCTTGGAGCGGAGAGTCTTACTTTCACCAGTATGAAGGCTGGTTAGGAAAATCATTACTAGGTAAAAAAGATGCTTCAATAGTTCTTTCAGGTGGATACAGAGTGAGTGATGGAATCGGACAAGAAAGAGCGCGACTGTATGGAAGACCTAGTTATCCTTATCCTGAGTTCCTTGACAATCCCCCTCCTGATGGTGTGCCCGCCTCAGGAAGCCCATGGTCGACTCCAGGAAATGTAAGATTCAGTGTAGATTTTAATTATAAAAGATTCAGGCTATATAGCCGATATACCCATCAAGTTACCAATGCCTCCGGGTTCTTTATAATCGATCCATGGCCTGATTTTATTGGCAAAGACCCTTTTGCTCCAGATAGAATCATAGACGGTAAGTTTGAAAATATAAATGGTTGGTACGGAAATATTGAGCCAGGAAATGTAAACAGAAGACAATATGTAGTTAACAACATAACGAATCAGCTTACATACACCATACCAACAAAACATGATAATACAGTTACGCTCTTTGGAGGCCTTGATTTCAATACTACCCGGATACAAGTGGAAGAGCTTAGAGGATATTCCCAGTCCCCCCTGATACACATACCTATCCTGGAAACATTCGGTGAAAGAAGATACAGCCTCGGGGGACTTTATCTTATGAAAAATGTTCCCCGATTACAATGGGCAATTGGGTATGAGTTTAGATTGTTTGATATAGGAAAGGATATGTCTGGAAGAAATAGTCGCAATGAGATAAAAAGCCATCCCGTTGTATCTAATGTTGTGTATATTAACAATGCTGTTTTTTCCGAAGCAAAATATAATCTCACTGAAAAGTTCGACTTACTAGCTGGCCTGAGATATGATATACACACCAGAACTGCTTTTATCGGAGGCGTTGTGACACCCAAAGCTGCCCTTATATTAAAACCCGATAAACTAAACTCAATAAAATTCATCTATCAAACTTCTGCCAATAATGGAAGTGCGGACAACTATGAATTTAACAGAAACAGTTTCAATGATTTAGGGCAGCCTTACACAACCTATCATTATGAAAGTCCTTTACAACGTCCCACTCCGGGTACACCTATCATTCCTCCCGTAACTGTTGAAGAATTGCACAAGTTAAAACCAGAACGCTCAAGCTCTTTAGAAATAACATCTATGCATACAATAGGAGATGACAAAATCAATATCAGACCTTCTGTATCATATAATACAATCAAAGATCTATTGCTCTGGAATCAGAAACTATTCAGAATCGTAAATTCCGGATATTACCACTTCGTTAATCTGGAAGTGGACTTAACATATAAAACCAATAACGTTTCAATTGGAGCAAATCACGTATATTCAAGAGTGGTCAGAACCAATGTAATGAAACAATACGAGTATTTTTATCTTGTGGTATTTGATGGTTTTGATTCTATTTCAACCGATGGCAAAATGTATCAGTATTTACCCAAACCTTTAGAAAGCCAGGCTCATCCTGGAACCGACTCTGTAAGACAAAATGCTATTAATGCAGTAAGAGATCAAATAACTGTTGACGGAAAAAATTTTCTTAATCTGAATACCAATATTACCAAGCTCTACCTGAATTATAAACCAGCCACATGGATAAGTATCCATACAGATTTCCGTTTATTCTGGGGCCTTACAGGCAGGAAAGATGTTCATCAGTACGATACGACTAAAATCAACAACCCTAACCTGAATGATTATGCAAAGGATTATGTAATTAACAATAAATTTCCATTTCTAGGAATTGAAGATCATTTAATGGTCAAGTGGGACGCAGGTATAAATATTCGTCCTGGCAAAAATTTACTCATAGCATTTTATGGCTATGATCTTCTTGCCTGGGTCAACCGACTTCAGACTCTGCGCTGGCAGCAAAGCGCAGATATCAGAGAACAAACAGATCTTTATAGTGTAGATTATTCTTTCTTTTCATTCAGAGTAGATTATAAATTTGGTTT
- a CDS encoding DUF6941 family protein, translated as MEIEIFTLCDHAQDFNGKLVIVGTFDSISSSVYPFTHAACSLAGRLRFSEKESGVHEFKIKLIDEEGIELYPAIEGNIDVSKSVANYSTINFAINLGNLEFKKPGKYAIELYIDNEWQKGLPINVIKQ; from the coding sequence ATGGAAATAGAAATTTTTACCCTATGCGATCACGCACAGGATTTTAATGGTAAGTTGGTAATAGTGGGAACATTTGATAGCATAAGTTCTTCAGTATATCCGTTTACGCATGCAGCTTGTTCCCTTGCAGGAAGGTTAAGATTTAGTGAAAAGGAATCGGGTGTTCACGAATTTAAAATAAAGCTGATTGATGAAGAGGGGATTGAATTATATCCGGCAATTGAAGGGAATATAGATGTATCTAAAAGCGTAGCTAATTATTCTACAATAAACTTTGCTATTAATCTTGGAAACCTGGAATTCAAGAAGCCGGGAAAATACGCCATTGAACTTTATATTGACAATGAATGGCAGAAAGGTCTTCCCATAAATGTCATTAAGCAGTAA
- a CDS encoding PAS domain-containing protein, protein MAFHLPKIRDLSIRNKLIFLQFFTCLIVLALCCAAFVFADVREYKDNKVNSLSSMAQLIGSSSISALEFLDNEAASSILSDLVVVDDVSNAKILDKNNQVFASYSKRGSRDFNFHLEDKSSVEFEEGYLYIYHEIKLDNGETIGMVCIRAELTQLDAVIKRKIQIAAFFLGIGMLLAYLIALFLQKYISAPLLRLVSVMAKVSKEGSYGNHAKVEGKDEIGTLSLVFNEMLNQLERRDKELIENNYLLNSILNSMGDGVLVVDNDLNFMLWNPAFEKKHGGLLIAHPRSALGSNYDMFLPGEATPLDYTNIPLFKAVKGEEFNNQELLLKTHDNVLTYISITARPLKDRNNQVIGAVAVVRDITQRKQIQLDLDTARQQLQDMIDYSSASIFAKDLDGRYIFINKNFEQVYKVEKNKVIGYTDFEFLPREEALPLYEHDQEVFRGGHDVSFEEKLERDGYPQTFITVKYPLKDNNGKVYGLCGISTEITERKAMEEADKKRVAQMIKFQETLLNLTSMEIDLPLDEKLKTILSTCAEVIDVERCGIWFFSEDKKEIFPKIIYLKSKNDTISGKPIKKTPNSNYFKALENFHTIDANDALTDPRTAELGDIYLKPLGISSTLDVAIRLGGEISGMLCFEQIGNKRNWSYEVQVFSSSIAGIVALAIENFERIKAEKELHQLNSELANAKTAAEQSNAAKDVFLASMSHEIRTPLNAIIGFQQLLKETDLSEEQLEIVSSIDFAGRNLLVIINDILDLSKIEAGKVEFVESEINVAGIIRSVIELFEQKVKEKNLKIAFYHDPTIPSGLIGDGARLSQILLNLIGNAVKFTEKGEIKVITHLLDVKRDHFSCLFEVEDTGIGIPKEKLVRIFERFTQAEADTTRRYGGTGLGLTISRHLIELQGGTLMVKSEPGKGSVFSFKLKFKKAADKNVIGMATPERGIKSLPKKVKPLKILLAEDTVLNQNLILKVFQKTEHSVDIANNGVEAVEKVKLHNFDIILMDVQMPLMDGCQATEEIRKLKDPVKSKVPIIALTAFVSKSEEERYRRKGMDAYITKPFDKENLLQTIYKLTDSGFINSYSKTVMDTSSNLFSLNFLEETSEGDKEFVINMVNLILDEAPDRLKSLKEAIQERDYTAIKTNAHRLKNIVIPVQMERAKELATAIEENGRNSENIQIIVSHFAELNEIIQSVLEPLRKRIEVMKQNS, encoded by the coding sequence ATGGCTTTCCATTTGCCAAAAATCAGAGATTTGTCAATAAGAAATAAACTGATTTTTCTTCAGTTCTTTACTTGTCTTATTGTACTTGCCCTATGCTGTGCCGCCTTTGTTTTTGCTGATGTCAGAGAATATAAAGATAATAAAGTAAATAGCCTTAGCTCTATGGCACAGTTAATAGGCTCAAGCAGTATTTCCGCCCTTGAGTTTCTTGATAATGAAGCAGCCAGTTCTATTCTTTCAGATCTTGTAGTTGTTGATGATGTTTCCAACGCTAAGATACTTGATAAAAACAATCAGGTATTTGCATCATATTCCAAAAGGGGGAGCAGGGATTTTAACTTTCATCTTGAAGATAAGTCGTCTGTCGAGTTTGAAGAAGGTTATTTATATATCTATCATGAGATTAAGCTGGATAATGGTGAGACAATTGGAATGGTATGTATCAGGGCTGAGCTGACTCAGCTCGATGCTGTAATAAAAAGGAAAATCCAGATCGCGGCCTTCTTTCTGGGAATAGGAATGTTGCTGGCATATCTTATAGCTTTGTTTTTACAAAAATATATCTCAGCTCCACTTCTCAGACTGGTATCAGTGATGGCAAAAGTAAGCAAAGAGGGTAGTTACGGAAATCATGCCAAGGTTGAAGGAAAAGATGAAATAGGAACTTTGTCTCTGGTGTTTAATGAAATGCTTAATCAGCTTGAAAGAAGAGACAAGGAACTTATAGAAAATAATTATCTTCTGAATTCTATACTTAATAGCATGGGAGACGGAGTGTTGGTTGTAGACAATGATCTTAATTTTATGCTATGGAATCCTGCATTTGAGAAAAAACATGGAGGCCTGCTCATCGCTCATCCAAGATCAGCATTGGGAAGTAACTATGACATGTTCCTGCCAGGAGAAGCTACACCTCTTGATTATACAAATATCCCTTTATTTAAAGCAGTAAAGGGAGAGGAGTTTAACAACCAGGAATTGCTTTTAAAAACTCATGATAATGTATTAACATACATAAGCATAACAGCAAGACCATTAAAGGATAGAAATAACCAGGTGATTGGCGCCGTTGCTGTTGTCAGAGATATTACACAACGCAAGCAGATACAGTTGGACCTTGATACAGCCAGGCAGCAATTGCAGGATATGATAGATTATTCTTCAGCTAGTATTTTTGCTAAAGATCTTGATGGTAGATATATTTTTATCAATAAAAATTTTGAACAGGTGTACAAAGTTGAAAAGAATAAGGTTATAGGATATACAGATTTTGAATTTCTGCCCAGAGAAGAAGCTTTGCCATTATATGAACATGATCAGGAAGTTTTCAGAGGTGGACATGATGTTTCATTTGAAGAAAAACTTGAGAGAGACGGGTATCCTCAGACTTTTATTACTGTTAAGTATCCGTTAAAAGATAATAATGGAAAGGTTTATGGACTTTGTGGGATATCCACTGAGATTACGGAACGAAAGGCGATGGAAGAGGCTGACAAGAAGAGAGTGGCCCAAATGATAAAGTTTCAGGAGACGCTTCTGAACCTTACAAGTATGGAAATAGATCTTCCTTTGGATGAGAAGCTTAAAACCATCCTTTCTACATGTGCTGAAGTTATTGATGTTGAAAGGTGCGGTATTTGGTTTTTTTCTGAAGATAAGAAAGAAATTTTTCCTAAGATAATCTATCTTAAAAGTAAGAATGATACGATAAGCGGTAAACCAATTAAAAAAACTCCCAATTCCAATTACTTCAAAGCTTTAGAAAATTTTCACACCATAGATGCTAATGATGCCCTCACTGACCCGAGAACTGCCGAACTTGGAGATATTTATTTAAAACCGCTGGGAATTTCTTCTACTCTTGATGTGGCAATTAGGCTTGGTGGTGAGATTTCCGGGATGTTATGTTTTGAGCAGATAGGAAATAAAAGGAACTGGTCTTATGAAGTCCAGGTGTTTTCTTCTTCTATTGCCGGAATTGTAGCTTTGGCTATTGAAAACTTTGAAAGAATAAAAGCAGAAAAAGAGTTGCATCAATTAAACAGTGAATTGGCTAATGCAAAAACTGCGGCAGAGCAATCTAATGCTGCCAAAGATGTCTTTCTTGCCAGTATGAGCCATGAAATCAGAACACCTTTAAACGCTATTATAGGTTTTCAGCAATTGCTCAAGGAAACAGACCTGAGCGAAGAGCAACTGGAAATTGTTTCCTCTATAGATTTTGCCGGTCGCAACTTACTGGTAATTATCAATGACATTCTTGATCTTTCAAAGATAGAAGCAGGAAAGGTTGAATTTGTAGAAAGTGAAATCAATGTTGCTGGAATCATACGCTCTGTTATTGAATTGTTTGAACAAAAAGTAAAGGAGAAAAATCTTAAGATTGCATTTTATCACGATCCAACAATTCCATCAGGCTTGATAGGTGATGGTGCAAGGTTAAGCCAGATTTTACTTAATCTGATCGGCAATGCAGTAAAATTTACAGAAAAGGGAGAGATAAAGGTAATAACGCATTTACTCGACGTAAAACGAGACCATTTCAGTTGCTTATTTGAAGTGGAAGATACAGGCATTGGTATTCCAAAGGAAAAGCTAGTCAGAATATTTGAGCGCTTTACTCAGGCCGAAGCCGATACAACAAGGAGGTATGGCGGTACAGGTCTTGGTTTAACGATTTCCCGTCATCTGATAGAGCTTCAAGGTGGCACCCTTATGGTAAAAAGTGAGCCTGGAAAGGGTTCTGTGTTTTCGTTCAAGTTAAAGTTCAAAAAGGCTGCGGATAAAAATGTAATTGGAATGGCCACCCCGGAAAGGGGAATAAAGAGTTTACCAAAGAAAGTAAAGCCGTTGAAAATACTTCTCGCTGAAGATACTGTTCTGAATCAGAATTTAATATTGAAGGTATTTCAGAAAACAGAACACTCAGTAGATATTGCTAATAATGGTGTCGAAGCTGTAGAAAAAGTGAAGCTGCATAACTTTGATATCATTTTAATGGATGTCCAAATGCCTTTAATGGATGGATGTCAGGCAACTGAAGAAATAAGAAAACTGAAAGATCCGGTTAAAAGCAAAGTGCCTATTATAGCGCTTACAGCTTTTGTCTCTAAGTCTGAAGAGGAACGATACCGGAGGAAAGGCATGGATGCATACATAACCAAGCCATTTGATAAAGAAAATTTATTGCAAACAATTTACAAACTTACCGATTCTGGTTTTATAAATTCCTATTCAAAGACTGTGATGGATACAAGTTCAAATTTATTCAGCCTAAACTTCCTAGAGGAAACATCAGAGGGAGATAAAGAATTTGTTATTAATATGGTAAACCTGATTCTGGATGAGGCGCCAGATAGGCTGAAGAGCCTAAAAGAAGCTATACAAGAGCGGGATTATACTGCAATTAAAACGAATGCTCATAGACTTAAGAATATAGTTATTCCAGTTCAGATGGAAAGAGCTAAAGAGCTGGCAACAGCTATTGAGGAAAACGGCCGCAATTCGGAAAACATTCAGATTATCGTGTCTCATTTTGCTGAACTGAATGAAATTATACAAAGCGTACTAGAGCCGCTTCGAAAAAGGATAGAGGTAATGAAGCAGAATTCCTGA